A region from the Deltaproteobacteria bacterium genome encodes:
- a CDS encoding LemA family protein, whose product MRRAMTVMTLATLVAGCGYNRIVALREQIDAAWAQVENQLQRRNDLIPNLIEVTRGYATHEKQIFERVADARAKLMAAGSRDEKIDAAGELGGALGRLLAIAERYPDLKANQQFARLSDELAGTENRIAVERMRYNDAVRAYNSFIKSFPTMLYAEAFGFHPQKYFEAPEEAKKVPRVDFGTPSEKAPERPR is encoded by the coding sequence ATGCGGAGAGCGATGACGGTGATGACACTCGCGACGCTGGTGGCGGGCTGCGGCTACAACCGGATCGTCGCCTTGCGCGAGCAGATCGACGCAGCGTGGGCGCAGGTCGAGAACCAGCTCCAGCGCCGCAACGACCTGATCCCCAACCTGATCGAGGTGACCCGGGGCTACGCCACGCACGAGAAGCAGATCTTCGAGCGGGTCGCCGACGCGCGCGCGAAGCTCATGGCCGCGGGCTCGCGCGACGAGAAGATCGACGCCGCGGGTGAGCTCGGCGGTGCGCTCGGGCGGCTGCTCGCCATCGCCGAGCGCTACCCCGATCTCAAGGCGAACCAGCAGTTCGCCCGCCTCTCCGACGAGCTGGCCGGCACCGAGAACCGGATCGCGGTCGAGCGCATGCGCTACAACGACGCCGTCCGCGCCTACAACTCCTTCATCAAGAGCTTCCCGACCATGCTCTACGCCGAGGCGTTCGGCTTCCACCCGCAGAAGTACTTCGAGGCGCCGGAGGAGGCGAAGAAGGTGCCGAGGGTCGACTTCGGCACTCCATCGGAGAAGGCACCCGAACGCCCCCGGTAG